Proteins co-encoded in one Opitutales bacterium genomic window:
- a CDS encoding divalent metal cation transporter — MSVTGESLSNDTEKRSIWKFIGPGLCMAGAAIGVSHIMQSTRAGAHYGFALVWLVVLVNILKYPAFKFGHWFTASTGKSLIDGYRGLGKGQLALFQIVCTVTGIGSIGAVSYVTGALAWGMVGQWGTIEGWSLGIMIFCATMLIAGHYHLLNDIVKYIMILLAVATLFAFGAALVHGPVAAPEFEGPNPWTLVGFGFIIALLGWMPAPIEVSVMQSLWVQAKQRDDNQPMTKREAMVDFNIGYILTMVLAVVFVSLGALVMFGSGTEFAASNVGFTNQLTELYTTHLGGWIHPIISFAAFTAMFSTTITVIDGYTRCLSEGLLTLFPGIKLEKRPSHNIWLVIGTVAGAIIIFMASNDPSSLTRLVDIVTVLAFLTAPFFAALNHWVVFGKQMTEATRPSKASWLLSWAGLIFLTVFSVVYIYSRWIHPV, encoded by the coding sequence ATGTCTGTTACTGGAGAGTCACTGAGCAACGATACGGAGAAGCGTAGTATCTGGAAATTCATCGGTCCAGGCCTCTGTATGGCGGGTGCGGCGATCGGTGTATCCCACATCATGCAGTCCACGCGAGCTGGAGCGCATTACGGTTTCGCGTTGGTGTGGCTGGTGGTTCTTGTGAATATTTTGAAATACCCAGCCTTTAAATTTGGCCATTGGTTTACGGCCTCGACTGGGAAATCGCTCATCGATGGCTATCGTGGTTTGGGCAAGGGGCAATTGGCGCTGTTTCAAATCGTCTGCACCGTGACAGGAATCGGCAGTATTGGTGCAGTGTCTTATGTAACGGGCGCATTGGCTTGGGGTATGGTCGGGCAGTGGGGCACCATTGAGGGCTGGAGCTTGGGAATCATGATCTTTTGTGCGACGATGCTCATCGCCGGGCACTATCATTTGCTAAACGATATCGTGAAATACATCATGATCTTGCTCGCTGTGGCGACCTTGTTTGCCTTCGGAGCAGCCCTTGTGCACGGACCGGTGGCAGCGCCAGAGTTTGAGGGCCCGAATCCTTGGACTTTGGTAGGTTTTGGCTTCATTATCGCCTTACTCGGCTGGATGCCGGCACCGATTGAAGTATCGGTCATGCAATCGCTTTGGGTGCAAGCTAAGCAGCGGGACGATAACCAGCCCATGACCAAGCGTGAGGCTATGGTCGATTTCAACATCGGTTACATCCTAACGATGGTGCTCGCCGTAGTGTTTGTATCGCTCGGGGCACTCGTGATGTTTGGTAGCGGGACTGAGTTTGCCGCAAGTAACGTTGGCTTTACCAACCAGCTAACCGAGCTCTACACGACGCACTTGGGCGGCTGGATTCATCCGATTATCTCCTTTGCTGCGTTCACGGCGATGTTTTCTACAACCATTACGGTGATCGATGGCTACACACGCTGTTTGTCTGAGGGACTGTTGACGCTCTTTCCGGGTATCAAACTAGAGAAGAGGCCTTCGCATAATATCTGGCTAGTCATCGGCACTGTGGCTGGGGCTATCATTATCTTTATGGCTAGCAACGATCCCAGTAGCCTGACCCGGCTCGTCGATATCGTGACGGTGCTCGCCTTCCTCACAGCCCCCTTCTTTGCGGCTCTTAATCACTGGGTTGTCTTTGGTAAACAGATGACTGAGGCCACGCGGCCCAGCAAAGCTTCCTGGTTACTCAGCTGGGCAGGGTTGATTTTTCTGACGGTATTTAGCGTAGTATATATCTACAGCCGTTGGATCCATCCGGTGTGA